Proteins from one Juglans microcarpa x Juglans regia isolate MS1-56 chromosome 1S, Jm3101_v1.0, whole genome shotgun sequence genomic window:
- the LOC121247585 gene encoding dirigent protein 18-like, whose amino-acid sequence MSKGSRPPSIFSAILVIALLHVGMIMAAAVVLDPAAATGKEPILELYMHDILGGSNPTARPVTGLLGNIYNGQVPFARPIGFIPPQGGLAIPIANGAVPTVNGLNGIPLATGLIGNPNNQNQLGPDGLGLGFGTITVIDDVLNSAPELGSQTVGKAQGVYVASSADGATQMMTFTAMIEGGEYGDSLNFYGVYRIGSSMSYLSVTGGTGKFKNAFGFAEVRSLIPPGQHVRDGAETLLRITVHLSY is encoded by the coding sequence ATGTCAAAAGGATCACGGCCACCTTCCATTTTCTCCGCAATATTGGTAATTGCTCTTCTGCACGTGGGGATGATCATGGCTGCTGCAGTAGTACTTGACCCCGCAGCAGCCACGGGAAAAGAACCCATTCTGGAGTTATACATGCACGACATTCTCGGGGGCAGTAACCCTACAGCCAGGCCAGTCACTGGCTTGCTAGGCAACATCTACAATGGTCAAGTGCCCTTTGCAAGGCCAATAGGGTTCATTCCCCCACAAGGTGGGCTTGCAATCCCCATTGCCAACGGCGCCGTTCCAACGGTCAACGGTCTCAATGGCATCCCACTGGCAACTGGCCTTATAGGTAACCCAAACAATCAGAACCAACTGGGACCAGATGGGTTGGGACTAGGGTTCGGAACAATCACTGTCATCGATGATGTGCTGAACTCTGCGCCCGAGTTGGGGTCACAGACAGTAGGAAAAGCTCAAGGAGTTTATGTGGCGAGCTCAGCAGATGGAGCTACACAGATGATGACGTTTACGGCCATGATTGAAGGAGGGGAGTATGGGGATAGCCTCAATTTCTATGGCGTATATAGGATAGGAAGCTCCATGTCATACTTATCTGTGACTGGCGGTACTGGGAAGTTCAAGAATGCTTTTGGCTTTGCCGAGGTTCGCTCGCTCATACCACCTGGTCAACATGTCAGAGACGGTGCAGAAACATTGCTGAGGATTACTGTGCATCTGAGCTATTGA